A portion of the Salminus brasiliensis chromosome 9, fSalBra1.hap2, whole genome shotgun sequence genome contains these proteins:
- the trmt44 gene encoding probable tRNA (uracil-O(2)-)-methyltransferase encodes MSKIFELKLEVKCSPEGFWSASDVWIQKPHVVNKRLCGVKEGEYVAVSTEGLGRSLALLTRTPSQELADVFPFLHVHTAESGHEAEEKWCVGVRTIIPKVRPDSSGANLCKEIVVKDLISQAVTFLPIEENSEGPVLRKSNIYQIQLEEKADDCVLSLHALRPDQWYSDGVAYPKLSWLTAELLPKLARWAVDSKSSEFKSTLSLIPVEKYSILYQELKNKYKDIVKVWPEVTDPEKFVFEDVAIATYLLVLWAEERAEKGVMSKQSFVDLGCGNGLLVHILNSEGHPGKGIDVRKRKIWDMYGPNTQLEEKAITPSASFLFPETDWLIGNHSDELTPWIPVIAARSSYSCRYFVLPCCFFDFFGKYQRRQCKKSQYREYIDFISDVSAVCGFQTDEDCLRIPSTKRVCLIGKSRSYEEPEEEQADVRRADYIRGRQVSYTSSTDVPQKDHSRHNRHGDGQEISAPGSDWGNGFQPREKIETVRNCAALPRDLIDAVVLKVARALLGLTAEAGEEENKSLLKDTNKWNTGGSLSIREVAELLDHSTLQTLKKECGGLQTLLKNSHQVFRVEGGRVYIRDWRTSGTGQGTRVNLKNKSQISGALKTRLCWFHTHHPHGCPLSTEDCLFAHGVDDLRPSTRPLKKFKN; translated from the exons ATGTCTAAAATCTTTGAGCTAAAGCTTGAAGTCAAATGCAGTCCAGAAGGTTTTTGGTCAGCCTCTGATGTGTGGATACAGAAACCTCATGTTGTGAATAAGCGGCTGTGTGGAGTGAAAGAGGGGGAGTATGTGGCTGTTAGCACTGAGGGGCTTGGACGCTCTCTGGCTCTTTTAACCCGGACACCTAGCCAGGAATTAGCCGATGTTTTCCCCTTTCTCCACGTCCACACTGCGGAGAGTGGCCACGAGGCTGAGGAGAAGTGGTGTGTAGGAGTCAGGACCATTATTCCTAAAGTAAGACCAGACAGCAGTGGAGCAAACCTGTGCAAAGAGATTGTTGTCAAAG ATTTGATTAGTCAAGCAGTGACATTTCTACCTATTGAAGAAAACAGCGAAGGTCCTGTTCTCAGGAAAAGTAATATTTATCAGATCCAGCTCGAGGAAAAGGCAGATGACTG tgtgcTGTCTCTGCATGCCCTACGCCCTGATCAGTGGTACAGCGATGGTGTGGCCTACCCCAAACTGTCCTGGCTGACAGCAGAGCTTCTCCCTAAACTCGCACGCTGGGCTGTAGATAGCAAAAGCAGTGAGTTCAAGAGCACTCTGTCGCTCATTCCTGTTGAGAAATACAGCATTCTCTATCAGGAGctgaaaaacaaatacaaagacATTGTAAAG GTCTGGCCTGAAGTTACTGATCCAGAGAAATTTGTCTTTGAAGATGTGGCCATTGCTACGTATCTCCTG GTTTTGTGGGCCGAAGAACGTGCTGAAAAAGGAGTAATGTCCAAGCAGTCTTTTGTGGACCTGGGCTGTGGGAACGGTCTGCTAGTCCACATATTAAACAGTGAAGGG caccCTGGAAAGGGTATAGATGTACGCAAGCGAAAAATCTGGGACATGTATGGACCCAATACACAGCTAGAG GAAAAGGCAATCACGCCCAGCGCAAGTTTCCTCTTCCCTGAGACGGACTGGCTGATTGGAAATCACTCGGATGAGCTCACACCATGGATCCCTGTTATAGCAGCCAG ATCGTCCTACTCCTGCCGCTACTTTGTGCTCCCCTGCTGTTTCTTTGACTTTTTTGGGAAATACCAGCGGCGGCAGTGTAAGAAGTCTCAGTACAGGGAGTACATAGACTTCATCTCTGATGTCAGTGCAGTATGTGGCTTCCAAACAGATGAAGACTGCTTAAGGATCCCCTCCACCAAACGG GTATGCCTAATTGGGAAGAGTAGGAGTTATGAGGAGCCTGAAGAAGAGCAGGCAGATGTGAGAAGAGCAGACTATATCAGGGGAAGGCAGGTCTCGTACACGAGCTCAACTGATGTCCCTCAGAAAGACCACAGCAGACATAATCGCCATGGAGATGGACAAGAGATCTCTGCTCCAGGAAGTGACTGGGGAAACGGCTTCCAGCCCAGGGAAAAGATAGAGACTGTGAGAAACTGTGCAGCTCTTCCTAGAGATTTGATAGATGCTGTGGTCCTGAAGGTGGCCAGGGCCTTACTAGGGCTCACTGCAGAGGcgggagaggaggagaacaaGTCCTTGCTGAAGGATACAAATAAATGGAATACTGGAG gctctctctctatccGTGAGGTAGCCGAGCTCCTGGATCATTCCACCTTGCAGACTCTGAAGAAAGAGTGTGGAGGTCTGCAGACTCTGCTGAAAAACAGCCACCAGGTGTTCAGAG TGGAGGGTGGAAGAGTGTACATTCGGGACTGGCGCACCAGTGGCACAGGTCAGGGTACTCGTGTGAACTTGAAGAACAAATCCCAAATCTCAGGAGCTCTGAAAACTAGACTGTGTTGGTTCCACACCCACCACCCCCATGGATGCCCACTGTCCACTGAAGACTGCCTCTTTGCTCACGGAGTGGATGACTTGCGACCCTCCACACGTCCTCTGAAAAAGTTCAAGAATTGA
- the rpl34 gene encoding large ribosomal subunit protein eL34 — MIQRLTYRRRLSYNTTSNKTRLSRTPGNRVVYLYTKKSGKVPKSACGICPGRLRGMCAVRPQVLMRLSKTKKHVSRAYGGSMCAKCVRDRIKRAFLIEEQKIVVKVLKAQAQSQKSK, encoded by the exons ATGATCCAGCGCCTGACATACCGCCGTAGGTTATCCTACAACACCACGTCCAACAAGACCAGGCT GTCCCGAACTCCAGGTAACCGTGTTGTGTATCTTTACACTAAGAAGTCTGGCAAGGTTCCCAAGTCAGCATGTGGAATCTGCCCTGGTAGACTGCGCGGA ATGTGCGCTGTGAGGCCCCAGGTCCTGATGAGGCTCTCAAAGACTAAGAAGCATGTGAGCAGAGCCTATGGTGGTTCCATGTGCGCCAAGTGTGTGCGTGACAG GATCAAGCGTGCTTTCCTTATTGAGGAGCAGAAGATCGTTGTCAAAGTACTCAAAGCACAGGCACAGAGTCAGAAATCTAAGTaa